Proteins from one Stegostoma tigrinum isolate sSteTig4 chromosome 17, sSteTig4.hap1, whole genome shotgun sequence genomic window:
- the taldo1 gene encoding transaldolase — protein sequence MADCELTAKRQKMVSVLDQLKEFTVVVADTGDFNAIDAYKPQDATTNPSLILAAAQMPAYEKLLDDAIDYAKSCGGSEADQLSNVIDKLFVNFGVEILKKIPGRVSTEVDARLSFDKDAMIQKAQRLIQMYKDAGINKDRILIKLTSTWEGIQAGKFLEEQCGIHCNMTLLFSFAQAVACAEAGATLISPFVGRILDWHVANTDKKSFEPFADPGVQSVTKIYNYYKKFGYKTIVMGASFRNTGEIKALAGCDYLTISPKLLEELSQDNETLTPVLSLNKAQALDLQKVEMNEQTFRWSHNEDQMAVEKLSDGIRKFSADAVKLENMLKERLFAAKNGC from the exons atggcagattgcgAATTGACAGCCAAACGGCAGAAAATGGTGTCCGTGCTCGATCAGCTGAAGGAGTTCACAGTGGTGGTAGCGGACACCGGGGACTTCAACG CCATTGATGCGTACAAACCTCAAGATGCCACAACCAACCCCTCACTCATACTTGCTGCTGCTCAGATGCCAGCATACGAAAAGCTACTTGATGACGCTATTGACTACGCGAAGAGTTGTGGCGG atCAGAGGCTGATCAACTATCCAATGTCATTGATAAGCTGTTTGTCAATTTTGgtgttgaaattttgaagaaAATTCCAGGCAGAGTTTCTACTGAAGTTGACGCAAG GTTATCCTTTGACAAAGATGCCATGATCCAAAAGGCCCAACGCCTAATTCAGATGTACAAGGATGCAGGAATTAACAAGGACCGTATTCTCATCAAACTAACGTCCACTTGGGAAGGTATCCAGGCTGGAAA GTTTCTTGAAGAACAGTGTGGAATCCACTGCAACATGACTCTGCTTTTCTCGTTTGCTCAGGCAGTTGCCTGTGCAGAGGCTGGGGCAACACTGATTTCACCATTTGTGGGTCGCATTCTAGACTGGCATGTGGCCAACACAGATAAGAAAAGCTTTGAACCATTTGCAGACCCAG GTGTGCAGAGTGTAACAAAGATCTACAACTATTATAAGAAGTTTGGGTACAAGACTATTGTCATGGGAGCGTCTTTCCGTAATACTGGTGAAATCAAAGCATTGGCTGGCTGTGACTATCTCACAATATCtccaaaattgctggaagagcttagCCAAGACAATGAAACACTAACACCAGTTTTGAGTCTTAACAAAG CCCAGGCACTTGACCTACAGAAAGTCGAAATGAATGAGCAGACCTTTCGGTGGTCTCACAATGAGGACCAAATGGCTGTGGAAAAATTGTCTGATGGGATCCGCAAGTTTTCAGCTGATGCTGTTAAACTAGAAAACATGCTAAAG gAACGGCTTTTTGCGGCCAAGAATGGATGCTAG